From a single Tursiops truncatus isolate mTurTru1 chromosome 20, mTurTru1.mat.Y, whole genome shotgun sequence genomic region:
- the ZACN gene encoding LOW QUALITY PROTEIN: ligand-gated cation channel ZACN (The sequence of the model RefSeq protein was modified relative to this genomic sequence to represent the inferred CDS: inserted 2 bases in 2 codons; deleted 1 base in 1 codon): MALRLLLHLTFLGLGTPPWLQRVSGWQVESTGHPSSTSTQPQEVQETIQIPNGSAPLLVDVQVFVSNVFNVLSDILRYTVSSTMLLRLSWLDTRXGHRQGRVTLPWDSLWTPGLTIREVLWVNWQGQSPQARVDRDGHIELYLVLTTETNCDFELFHFPRDQRHCSLSFFAFGNTVMELEFQAHVVNEMVSVKREYVVQDLKTQVPSQQLVPCFQVTLRLQNTALKAIIALSVPGEALLLADLCGALLPLRTARIAYKVTLLLGYLVFHSSLVQALPSFSSCNPLLIHYVTALLLLLFISTTETGLLSGLLAHSNLRAESSPSPVLSRERHDCGNPGPNPEEASRGVKGSRRSWAEXAAHISFLVYVAGALCSQFICAVLRMWATCKLDPAPGEAAPHGGWPRL, encoded by the exons ATGGCCCTGCGGCTCCTGCTCCATCTCACCTTCCTCGGGCTCGGAACCCCACCGTGGCTCCAGCGTGTCAGCGGTTGGCAGGTAGAAAGT ACTGGTCATCCTTCTTCAACCTCAACTCAACCCCAGGAGGTTCAGGAAACCATCCAGATTCCGAACGGAAGCGCGCCCCTGCTCGTGGACGTGCAGGTGTTTGTGTCAAACGTGTTTAACGTGCTAAGT gacatcCTGCGGTACACAGTGTCCTCCACGATGCTGCTTCGACTG TCCTGGCTGGACACTC CTGGCCACCGGCAGGGCAGAGTCACGCTGCCCTGGGACTCTCTCTGGACACCAGGACTCACTATCCGGGAGGT GCTCTGGGTGAACTGGCAGGGCCAGAGCCCACAAGCCCGAGTGGACCGGGATGGCCACATCGAGCTCTACCTGGTCCTCACCACGGAGACCAACTGTGACTTTGAGCTTTTCCACTTCCCCAGGGACCAGCGCCACTGCAGCCTCAGCTTCTTCGCTTTTGGCAACACTG TGATGGAGCTGGAGTTCCAGGCCCATGTGGTGAATGAGATGGTGAGTGTCAAGAGGGAATACGTAGTTCAGGATTTGAAAACCCAAGTCCCATCCCAGCAGCTGGTGCCCTGCTTCCAGGTGACG TTGCGCCTGCAGAACACAGCGCTAAAGGCCATCATAGCGCTCTCGGTACCCGGGGAGGCACTGCTGTTGGCTGACCTGTGCGGGGCGCTGCTGCCCCTCCGGACGGCGCGCATTGCCTACAAGGTGACCCTGCTGCTGGGCTACCTCGTCTTCCACTCCTCCCTGGTTCAGGCCCTGCCCAGCTTCTCCTCCTGCAACCCGCTGCTCA ttCACTACGTCActgccctgctgctgctgctcttcaTCAGCACCACG GAGACCGGGCTATTGTCCGGGCTGCTGGCCCACAGCAACCTCAGGGCTGAGAGCAGCCCCAGCCCGGTCCTGAGCAGGGAGCGGCACGACTGTGGGAACCCAGGGCCCAATCCTGaag AAGCCTCCAGAGGAGTAAAGGGGTCCAGgaggagctgggctg ctgctGCCCACATCTCCTTCCTGGTGTACGTGGCAGGGGCGCTGTGTAGCCAGTTCATCTGCGCAGTGCTCCGGATGTGGGCGACATGCAAGTTGGACCCAGCCCCTGGTGAGGCTGCACCCCACGGCGGGTGGCCCAGGCTGtaa
- the GALR2 gene encoding LOW QUALITY PROTEIN: galanin receptor type 2 (The sequence of the model RefSeq protein was modified relative to this genomic sequence to represent the inferred CDS: inserted 2 bases in 1 codon), giving the protein MNGSGGLNTEDTNEAGGRGSWQPXIVPMLFALIFLVGTIGNSLVLAVLLRGGQAVNTTNLFILNLGVADLCFIVCCVPFQATIYTLDDWVFGSLLCKAVHFLIFLTMHASSFTLAAVSLDRYLAIRYPLHSRELRTLRNALAVIGLIWGLSLLFSGPYLSYYRQSRLANLTVCRPAWSAPRRRAMDLCTFVFSYLLPVLVLGLTYARTLRYLWRAVDPVAAGSGARRAKRKLTRMIVIVAALFCLCWMPHHALNLCVWFGRFPLTRATYALRILSHLVSYSNSCVNPIVYALVSKHFRKGFRKICAGVLRRAPRKASGRVCVAAQGTHSGSVLERESTDVTHVSEAAGPSAPAPAPLSCQSSSSVPSLSWRDQKAPKATLTVNVTRRHLGSTLGC; this is encoded by the exons ATGAATGGCTCGGGTGGCCTGAACACCGAGGACACGAACGAGGCGGGCGGCCGGGGTAGCTGGCAGCC CATCGTTCCCATGCTATTTGCGCTCATCTTCCTCGTGGGCACCATAGGCAACTCACTGGTGCTGGCCGTGCTGCTTCGTGGTGGCCAGGCGGTCAACACCACCAACCTGTTCATCCTCAACCTGGGCGTGGCCGACTTGTGTTTCATCGTGTGCTGCGTGCCCTTCCAGGCCACCATCTACACCCTGGACGACTGGGTGTTCGGCTCGCTGCTCTGCAAGGCGGTGCACTTCCTCATCTTCCTCACCATGCATGCCAGCAGCTTCACACTGGCTGCCGTCTCCCTGGACAG GTATCTGGCCATCCGCTACCCGCTGCACTCCCGCGAGCTGCGCACGCTTCGCAACGCCTTGGCGGTCATCGGGCTCATCTGGGGGCTGTCGCTGCTCTTTTCCGGGCCGTACCTGAGTTACTACCGCCAGTCACGGTTAGCCAACCTGACCGTGTGCCGCCCGGCGTGGAGCGCGCCTCGCCGCCGCGCCATGGACCTCTGCACCTTTGTCTTCAGCTACCTGCTGCCCGTGCTGGTGCTCGGCCTGACCTACGCGCGCACCCTGCGCTACCTCTGGCGAGCCGTCGACCCGGTGGCCGCCGGCTCGGGCGCCCGGCGCGCCAAACGCAAGTTGACGCGTATGATCGTCATCGTGGCCGCGCTCTTCTGCCTCTGTTGGATGCCTCACCACGCGCTTAACCTCTGCGTGTGGTTCGGCCGCTTCCCCCTTACGCGCGCTACCTACGCGCTGCGTATCCTCTCGCACCTCGTCTCCTACTCCAACTCCTGCGTCAATCCTATCGTTTACGCTCTCGTCTCCAAGCACTTCCGCAAGGGCTTCCGCAAGATCTGCGCGGGCGTGTTGCGCCGCGCCCCGCGCAAAGCCTCCGGCCGCGTGTGCGTCGCGGCCCAGGGCACCCACAGCGGCAGCGTGCTGGAGCGCGAGTCCACCGACGTAACGCACGTGAGCGAGGCAGCCGGGCCCTCTGCTCCTGCGCCGGCGCCTCTTAGCTGCCAGTCCTCGAGCTCGGTTCCCAGCCTGTCCTGGCGGGACCAAAAGGCTCCCAAAGCCACCTTGACAGTTAATGTGACCCGAAGGCACTTAGGGAGTACACTTGGGTGTTGA